In Takifugu flavidus isolate HTHZ2018 chromosome 13, ASM371156v2, whole genome shotgun sequence, the following are encoded in one genomic region:
- the LOC130536947 gene encoding zona pellucida sperm-binding protein 4-like — translation MLKYSTATSLVALALLGCFVGQGVEAQLSSNNLMPRASFVLTKPQTQSYPGTHTGHHPGTSGIHKPSDPRPQKPSDPRPQTPSDPRPQTPSDPRPQKPSDPKTQTPSDPRPQNPAYPRPQLPSNQKPTILLPWNPNRPQKPSDPKTQTPSDPRPQKPSDPKTQTPSDPRPQNPAYPRPQLPSNQKPTILLPWNPNRPQQPSDPRPQKPSDPKPQKPSDPRPQRPSDPRPPKPSDPRPQKPSDPRPQRPSDPRPPKPSDPRPQKPSDPRPQKPSDPRPKKPSYPITSNPSWSFGTKKPSYQQGQPRTSPVGQKVPQTIYDPSPGGDHQTVVTKNPKYDICEVEDSRKVPCGRVEISSSECLEIGCCYGGYGCYFGNAVTLQCTKDGHFILVVSKYSTQPNLDLNSLSLLGDGENCGPIDSNSEFVIYYFAVSQCGTIVREEDPGVIVYENFLFSYFETQRGKYGEITRDTTYDLLFQCRYTATAIHSLVVELIPGTLPLPIASTGPLRVHMQLANGICTTKGCNPVDAAYTSFYEPHDYPVHKVLREPVYVQVELMERTDPLVVLTLDHCWTTTSPHPHTYPQWDILINGCPNPDDPYTAELVPVGSDVPFPGHYRRFLFYMFAFLDDVSVEPTNQQLYLHCSTSLCLAMPGSYCEPNCFRKLKKREAAATATEKTVERNVVVTAGPVTMSAPSSTKE, via the exons ATGCTGAAGTACTCGACTGCTACTTCTTTAGTGGCACTAGCACTGCTAGGGTGCTTTGTTGGCCAAGGGGTAGAAGCTCAGCTATCCAGTAACAATCTTATGCCACGAGCATCTTTTGTTCTAACAAAGCCACAGACGCAATCATATCCAGGGACCCACACTGGACACCATCCAGGGACCTCTGGAATCCATAAGCCTTCAGATCCCAGACCCCAGAAGCCTTCAGATCCCAGACCCCAGACGCCTTCAGATCCTAGACCCCAGACGCCTTCAGATCCCAGACCCCAGAAGCCTTCAGATCCCAAAACCCAGACGCCTTCAGATCCCAGACCCCAGAATCCTGCATATCCCAGACCACAGCTGCCTTCAAACCAAAAACCCACTATTCTTCTTCCGTGGAACCCAAACAGACCCCAGAAGCCTTCAGATCCCAAAACCCAGACGCCTTCAGATCCCAGACCCCAGAAGCCTTCAGATCCCAAAACCCAGACGCCTTCAGATCCCAGACCCCAGAATCCTGCATATCCCAGACCACAGCTGCCTTCAAACCAAAAACCCACTATTCTTCTTCCGTGGAACCCAAACAGACCCCAGCAGCCTTCAGATCCCAGACCCCAGAAGCCTTCAGATCCCAAACCCCAGAAGCCTTCAGATCCCAGACCCCAGAGGCCTTCAGATCCCAGACCCCCGAAGCCTTCAGATCCCAGACCCCAGAAGCCTTCAGATCCCAGACCCCAGAGGCCTTCAGATCCCAGACCCCCGAAGCCTTCAGATCCCAGACCCCAGAAGCCTTCAGATCCCAGGCCCCAGAAGCCTTCAGATCCCAGGCCCAAGAAGCCTTCATATCCTATAACCTCAAATCCATCGTGGTCATTTGGAACCAAGAAACCTTCATATCAACAGGGTCAGCCTCGAACATCTCCAGTAGGTCAAAAGGTCCCTCAGACTATATATGATCCATCTCCGGGGGGTGATCACCAGACTGTTGTGACAAAGAATCCTAAGTACGACATATGCGAAGTGGAAGACAGCCGTAAAGTCCCGTGCGGAAGAGTTGAAATTTCTTCTTCTGAGTGCCTAGAAATCGGCTGTTGCTATGGTGGTTACGGTTGCTATTTTGGAAACGCAG TTACTTTGCAGTGCACTAAAGATGGCCACTTCATTTTGGTTGTATCCAAATATTCCACCCAGCCCAACCTTGACCTTAATTCACTCTCATTGTTGGGAGATGGAGAAAACTGTGGACCCATTGACTCTAACTCAGAGTTTGTTATCTACTACTTTGCTGTTAGTCAGTGTGGCACTATAGTCAGG GAGGAAGATCCCGGTGTTATAGTCTATGAAAACTTTCTGTTTTCATATTTTGAAACTCAACGTGGGAAATACGGAGAAATTACCAGGGATACCACTTACGA TTTATTGTTCCAGTGTCGGTACACAGCCACTGCGATTCACTCTCTGGTTGTAGAATTAATTCCGGGAACTTTACCCCTACCAATCGCTTCCACTGGACCCCTCCGGGTACATATGCAGTTAGCTAATGGGATATGTACCACAAAAGGTTGCAATCCAG TGGATGCAGCCTACACTTCTTTCTATGAACCGCACGACTACCCAGTGCACAAAGTTCTGAGGGAACCTGTATACGTTCAAGTTGAACTCATGGAAAGGACTGACCCACTTGTAGTCCTGACACTTGATCACTGTTGGACAACAACAAGCCCCCACCCTCACACTTATCCCCAGTGGGACATTTTGATCAATGG GTGTCCAAATCCCGATGACCCTTACACGGCAGAACTGGTTCCTGTCGGCTCAGATGTGCCATTCCCAGGTCACTACAGGCGCTTCCTCTTCTACATGTTTGCCTTCTTGGACGACGTTTCAGTGGAACCTACGAACCAACAG CTGTACCTTCATTGCAGTACCTCACTGTGTCTCGCTATGCCAGGCAGCTACTGTGAACCAAACTGTTTCAGAAAGCTCAAAA agagagaggcagcagcaacGGCCACAGAGAAGACAGTTGAACGCAATGTTGTGGTTACTGCTGGACCTGTGACCATGTCCGCCCCAAGCAGTACAAAAGAATAA
- the LOC130536946 gene encoding uncharacterized protein LOC130536946 isoform X1 produces the protein MSAEVCVPCSETTRRKRRPNTHDYLCEPSQHAAPSHEQLSEQLCGDLHLHSPGTPSSPHTLIPALGATKCQAIHRCSSHCVGDDGSLETYSKPSIQAENKVEANKLANNYRFGFRKWKSHVTERPFEDRSEVVKELYSELTSIKPHTGSLVTCGNVVYVFLFGWWVSLAYFLVGILLFLTVTGASYGKLCLKLSRYFLWPFGKAIHQIGNTLRRCCEQVPECECLPEDDNSPILLPSPTEEQLLEQPQQLLYRARFWYRLPTYVWLLLGYPPLVVIHSLACFFSWILVFTIPVAKMHVRTMSVILLLIPEDVSVSHLSERKQQGQEAKSLLCCYQAVNWYYYKYTVDGINVFAVNLLPLVIIAMIIGYIDKENKYTSSDVKFGVAVSSIIPLSYYIGMGIASISAQSNFAVGAVVNASFGSITELTFYITALLRGHQAANPCLQEVVKSTLTGTLLGCTLFIPGVCMIIGGLKHSEQTFNSRSTGVSSALLFISVGGVFAPTLFSKAYGSLVCEACTNSTGGNSTGSGPFVCHNCHYDVLNGTLFHNHVEPLVYTVSALLPAAYIIGLTFTLKTHSHIYDIHVGEGRVTGNHGAVVHWSRWRSLLILVVATVLTSACADLVTENIQPILNQPKVSQYFIGVTVLAMVPEIPEIVNGIQFALYNNISLSLEVGICIAVQVCMIQIPLLVLFNTFYDVGFVLLFSDLHLWASIFSVILTNYIFMDGKSDYFQGTALVVVYFVLLALYYFAPSPAGC, from the exons ATGTCTGCGGAGGTTTGTGTGCCGTGTTCTGAGACCACCAGGCGAAAGAGAAGGCCGAACACCCACG ATTATTTGTGTGAGCCTTCCCAACATGCAGCTCCCAGTCATGAACAGCTCAGCGAACAGTTGTGTGGTGATCTGCACCTTCATTCACCGGGCactccatcatcacctcacaccttAATTCCTGCCCTGGGAGCAACAAAATGCCAGGCTATCCACAGAT GTTCAAGTCATTGTGTTGGTGATGACGGCAGTTTGGAGACTTACAGCAAGCCGTCTATCCAAGCAGAGAACAAAGTGGAGGCCAACAAGCTGGCCAACAACTACAGA TTTGGTTTCAGAAAATGGAAGAGCCATGTGACAGAGCGTCCATTTGAAGACAGATCGGAGGTTGTAAAGGAGCTCTACTCTGAACTGACTTCGATTAAGCCACACACAG GTTCTCTCGTCACATGTGGAAATGTGGTCTATGTGTTTCTCTTTGGTTGGTGGGTCTCACTAGCATATTTCCTGGTTGGCATTCTTCTGTTCCTCACCGTCACAGGAGCGTCATATG GCAAACTTTGCCTGAAGTTGTCGCGCTATTTCCTGTGGCCTTTTGGCAAAGCAATCCATCAG ATTGGAAACACATTAAGAAGATGCTGTGAACAAGTCCCTGAGTGTGAGTGTCTCCCAGAAGATGACAACTCACCCATTCTGCTGCCTTCACccacagaggagcagctcctAGAGCAACCGCAACAACTTCTGTACCGCGCGAGATTCTGG TATCGCCTCCCCACATATGTGTGGCTGTTGCTGGGTTATCCTCCTCTGGTGGTCATCCACTCCTTGGCATGCTTCTTCTCCTGGATTCTGGTCTTCACCATTCCTGTTGCCAAGATGCACGTCCGGACCATGAGCGTCATTCTTCTCTTGATCCCTGAGGATGTCTCAGTTTCCCATCTCTCAGAGAGGAAG CAACAAGGCCAGGAGGCCAAATCTCTACTGTGCTGCTACCAAGCTGTAAACTGGTACTATTACAAGTACACTGTAGATGGGATCAATGTGTTTGCTGTCA ATCTTCTGCCTCTAGTTATAATCGCCATGATTATTGGATAcattgacaaagaaaacaagtaCACCAGCTCTGATGTCAAGTTTGGTGTAGCAGTGAGCTCCATCATCCCCCTGTCATATTACATCGGTATGGGAATTGCCAG TATCTCAGCCCAGAGTAACTTTGCTGTGGGTGCAGTGGTGAATGCCAGCTTTGGTTCCATCACAGAGTTGACATTTTACATCACTGCCTTGCTCAGAGGGCACCAGGCAGCCAACCCGTGTCTACAGGAGGTCGTCAAATCAACACTGACCGGCACCCTGCTTGGATGTACCCTCTTCATCCCC GGCGTCTGCATGATAATCGGAGGACTGAAACACAGCGAGCAAACCTTCAACAGTCGCTCTACAGGAGTGAGCTCTGCCCTGCTCTTCATCTCTGTTGGAG GTGTCTTTGCCCCTACGCTGTTCTCCAAGGCTTATGGGAGTCTGGTGTGTGAGGCTTGCACTAATTCCACTGGAGGCAACAGCACTGGCAGTGGGCCATTCGTCTGTCACAACTGTCACTATGATGTG CTCAATGGTACTTTGTTCCACAACCATGTTGA GCCTTTGGTGTACACAGTGTCCGCTCTCTTGCCAGCTGCTTACATCATTGGTCTGACCTTCACACTGAAGACTCACTCCCACATCTATGACATCCATGTAGGAGAAGGACGAG TCACAGGGAACCATGGAGCAGTGGTCCACTGGTCAAGGTGGAGGTCCTTACTCATCCTGGTTGTGGCCACGGTGCTCACCTCTGCTTGTGCTGATCTGGTCACAGAGAACATTCAGCCTATTCTTAACCAGCCTAAAGTCTCACAG TATTTCATTGGGGTAACAGTTTTGGCCATGGTGCCCGAGATCCCAGAAATTGTCAATGGAATCCAGTTTGCTCTCTATAACAACATCAGTCTGAG CTTGGAGGTGGGGATCTGCATTGCTGTTCAGGTCTGCATGATACAGATTCCACTTCTGGTCCTATTTAACACCTTCTAT GATGTGGGGTTCGTGCTGTTATTCAGCGACCTGCACCTGTGGGCCAGCATCTTCAGTGTTATTCTGACCAACTACATCTTCATGGATGGCAAGTCGGATTACTTTCAGG GCACAGCTCTGGTGGTTGTCTACTTTGTTTTACTGGCTCTCTATTACTTTGCTCCAtctccagcaggctgctga
- the LOC130536946 gene encoding uncharacterized protein LOC130536946 isoform X2, with protein sequence MSAEVCVPCSETTRRKRRPNTHDYLCEPSQHAAPSHEQLSEQLCGDLHLHSPGTPSSPHTLIPALGATKCQAIHRCSSHCVGDDGSLETYSKPSIQAENKVEANKLANNYRFGFRKWKSHVTERPFEDRSEVVKELYSELTSIKPHTGSLVTCGNVVYVFLFGWWVSLAYFLVGILLFLTVTGASYGKLCLKLSRYFLWPFGKAIHQIGNTLRRCCEQVPECECLPEDDNSPILLPSPTEEQLLEQPQQLLYRARFWYRLPTYVWLLLGYPPLVVIHSLACFFSWILVFTIPVAKMHVRTMSVILLLIPEDVSVSHLSERKQQGQEAKSLLCCYQAVNWYYYKYTVDGINVFAVNLLPLVIIAMIIGYIDKENKYTSSDVKFGVAVSSIIPLSYYIGMGIASISAQSNFAVGAVVNASFGSITELTFYITALLRGHQAANPCLQEVVKSTLTGTLLGCTLFIPGVCMIIGGLKHSEQTFNSRSTGVSSALLFISVGGVFAPTLFSKAYGSLVCEACTNSTGGNSTGSGPFVCHNCHYDVLNGTLFHNHVEPLVYTVSALLPAAYIIGLTFTLKTHSHIYDIHVGEGRGMWNHGAVVHWSRWRSLLILVVATVLTSACADLVTENIQPILNQPKVSQYFIGVTVLAMVPEIPEIVNGIQFALYNNISLSLEVGICIAVQVCMIQIPLLVLFNTFYDVGFVLLFSDLHLWASIFSVILTNYIFMDGKSDYFQGTALVVVYFVLLALYYFAPSPAGC encoded by the exons ATGTCTGCGGAGGTTTGTGTGCCGTGTTCTGAGACCACCAGGCGAAAGAGAAGGCCGAACACCCACG ATTATTTGTGTGAGCCTTCCCAACATGCAGCTCCCAGTCATGAACAGCTCAGCGAACAGTTGTGTGGTGATCTGCACCTTCATTCACCGGGCactccatcatcacctcacaccttAATTCCTGCCCTGGGAGCAACAAAATGCCAGGCTATCCACAGAT GTTCAAGTCATTGTGTTGGTGATGACGGCAGTTTGGAGACTTACAGCAAGCCGTCTATCCAAGCAGAGAACAAAGTGGAGGCCAACAAGCTGGCCAACAACTACAGA TTTGGTTTCAGAAAATGGAAGAGCCATGTGACAGAGCGTCCATTTGAAGACAGATCGGAGGTTGTAAAGGAGCTCTACTCTGAACTGACTTCGATTAAGCCACACACAG GTTCTCTCGTCACATGTGGAAATGTGGTCTATGTGTTTCTCTTTGGTTGGTGGGTCTCACTAGCATATTTCCTGGTTGGCATTCTTCTGTTCCTCACCGTCACAGGAGCGTCATATG GCAAACTTTGCCTGAAGTTGTCGCGCTATTTCCTGTGGCCTTTTGGCAAAGCAATCCATCAG ATTGGAAACACATTAAGAAGATGCTGTGAACAAGTCCCTGAGTGTGAGTGTCTCCCAGAAGATGACAACTCACCCATTCTGCTGCCTTCACccacagaggagcagctcctAGAGCAACCGCAACAACTTCTGTACCGCGCGAGATTCTGG TATCGCCTCCCCACATATGTGTGGCTGTTGCTGGGTTATCCTCCTCTGGTGGTCATCCACTCCTTGGCATGCTTCTTCTCCTGGATTCTGGTCTTCACCATTCCTGTTGCCAAGATGCACGTCCGGACCATGAGCGTCATTCTTCTCTTGATCCCTGAGGATGTCTCAGTTTCCCATCTCTCAGAGAGGAAG CAACAAGGCCAGGAGGCCAAATCTCTACTGTGCTGCTACCAAGCTGTAAACTGGTACTATTACAAGTACACTGTAGATGGGATCAATGTGTTTGCTGTCA ATCTTCTGCCTCTAGTTATAATCGCCATGATTATTGGATAcattgacaaagaaaacaagtaCACCAGCTCTGATGTCAAGTTTGGTGTAGCAGTGAGCTCCATCATCCCCCTGTCATATTACATCGGTATGGGAATTGCCAG TATCTCAGCCCAGAGTAACTTTGCTGTGGGTGCAGTGGTGAATGCCAGCTTTGGTTCCATCACAGAGTTGACATTTTACATCACTGCCTTGCTCAGAGGGCACCAGGCAGCCAACCCGTGTCTACAGGAGGTCGTCAAATCAACACTGACCGGCACCCTGCTTGGATGTACCCTCTTCATCCCC GGCGTCTGCATGATAATCGGAGGACTGAAACACAGCGAGCAAACCTTCAACAGTCGCTCTACAGGAGTGAGCTCTGCCCTGCTCTTCATCTCTGTTGGAG GTGTCTTTGCCCCTACGCTGTTCTCCAAGGCTTATGGGAGTCTGGTGTGTGAGGCTTGCACTAATTCCACTGGAGGCAACAGCACTGGCAGTGGGCCATTCGTCTGTCACAACTGTCACTATGATGTG CTCAATGGTACTTTGTTCCACAACCATGTTGA GCCTTTGGTGTACACAGTGTCCGCTCTCTTGCCAGCTGCTTACATCATTGGTCTGACCTTCACACTGAAGACTCACTCCCACATCTATGACATCCATGTAGGAGAAGGACGAGGCATGT GGAACCATGGAGCAGTGGTCCACTGGTCAAGGTGGAGGTCCTTACTCATCCTGGTTGTGGCCACGGTGCTCACCTCTGCTTGTGCTGATCTGGTCACAGAGAACATTCAGCCTATTCTTAACCAGCCTAAAGTCTCACAG TATTTCATTGGGGTAACAGTTTTGGCCATGGTGCCCGAGATCCCAGAAATTGTCAATGGAATCCAGTTTGCTCTCTATAACAACATCAGTCTGAG CTTGGAGGTGGGGATCTGCATTGCTGTTCAGGTCTGCATGATACAGATTCCACTTCTGGTCCTATTTAACACCTTCTAT GATGTGGGGTTCGTGCTGTTATTCAGCGACCTGCACCTGTGGGCCAGCATCTTCAGTGTTATTCTGACCAACTACATCTTCATGGATGGCAAGTCGGATTACTTTCAGG GCACAGCTCTGGTGGTTGTCTACTTTGTTTTACTGGCTCTCTATTACTTTGCTCCAtctccagcaggctgctga
- the tmem263 gene encoding transmembrane protein 263 has translation MSQAEQVPEDMPAYLNHEPVGTDNSKDHPQTQPGMLGRFAGGLYGATKGAIGATFNGVTWIGGKSLDLTKTAVTSVAAVPGMGVGLVKGSVCAVAGGVTAVGSAVVNKVPIGGGKKKDKSD, from the exons ATGAGTCAGGCAGAACAGGTGCCTGAGGACATGCCTGCATACCTCAACCATGAGCCTGTAGGGACAG ACAACAGCAAGGACCACCCGCAGACGCAGCCCGGCATGTTGGGTCGATTCGCAGGGGGCTTGTATGGGGCCACCAAGGGAGCTATTGGAGCCACGTTCAATGGTGTGACTTGGATCGGAGGAAAGAGCCTGGACCTTACCAAGACCGCCGTCACCTCTGTCGCCGCAGTTCCAGGGATGGGCGTGGGGCTGGTGAAAGGAAGCGTGTGTGCCGTAGCTGGGGGAGTGACCGCTGTGGGGTCTGCTGTGGTCAACAAAGTTCCCATAGGAGGCggcaaaaaaaaggacaagTCAGACTGA